ACACAAAAACTATTTAATGTTATAATTTAACTACGGAATAAAACATTAGATTAAATAATAAATATAAAAATATAAGTTAAGAGCCGTTATGGCTCTTAACTGTTTTTTAGGAGATATTTATGACAGGTTAGTTATGTTTCTAAGATATTTATCAATGCAAGGATGGATAACTTTTGAAAAATAATAAAAATAATAATAAAACATACAGTAATCTACTTTAAGAGAGGGGAAAGAATATGAAATTAAATAAATTAATTGATGACATGAAAGAGGACATTATTAAATCTACACAAGAAATTATAAAAATAAAAAGTGTAGAAAGTGAACCTAAACCAGGGATGCCGTTTGGTGAAGGCGTAGCTAAATCACTAGAGTGTGCGTTAGGCGTTGCAAAGAGATTAGGACTTCATACAGTTAATGTAGATGGTTATGTAGGGTATGCAGAGTATGGCACGGGTGATGATTATGTTTTAGCATTAGGACATTTAGATATAGTTCCTGAAGGTGATGGATGGATTTACCCACCTTATGGCGCAGAAATTCATGATGGAAAAATGTATGGACGTGGAACTACGGATGATAAAGGACCAATAATGGCAACGCTATTTGGTTTGAAAGCAATAAAAGATGCACAATTACCTGTATCTAAGAGAATTAGAGTTTTATTTGGTACTAATGAAGAAACAGGAAGTAAGGAACTTGATCATTACTTAGAAAAAGAAAAACCGCCAGTTGCTGGTTTTACACCAGATGCTGATTATCCAATAATTAATGGAGAAAAAGGTATAACTATTTTTGATATTGTAAAGGATTTTAATAATATAAATAAAGGTGAAAATATTATAAAATATATCAAGGGTGGTCAAGTTTCTAACATGGTACCTGATTATTGTGAAGCAGGAATTATTTCTACTAATGCTAATGTTATAGTTAAATTATTAAGGACTTTTATAAAAGATACTGATTATAAATTATCAGCAGTGGTTAATACAAATCTTATAATAATTAAATCTATAGGTGAAGCAGCTCATGGAAGCACACCAGAATTTGGTAAAAATGCAATAATGCAATTATTACAATTTCTAGGAACCATAAATCTTGACTCAAATGATGCATCAGAATTAGTGAAATTTTTAAATGAAAATATAGGGACAGAGACGCATGGTGAATCTTTTGGTGTTTGCCTTGAGGATAAGATTTCAGGAAAGTTATCGTTTAATGTTGGAGTTATAAATATGGATAAGAATTCTGCTACGATAACATTGAATTTAAGGTATCCTGTAACAAACAAATTGGAGGATATGATGACTCCATTTAATGAAAAAATAAAAGGTACTGGATTAAGAGTAGAAAAATTTGTACATCAAGAGCCATTATACTTTCCACCAGATAGTCCAATTATAAAAACACTCCAAAAGGTTTATACTGAGCAAACGGGAAAAGAAGCTACATTGGTATCTATAGGTGGAGGCACTTATGCTAAAGAAATGCCTAATATTGTAGCTTTTGGACCAATGTTTCCAGGAGAACCAGATACTATTCATAAACAAAATGAATATATTACAATAGATAATTTAATTAAAAATGCTAAAATATATGCCCATGCATTGTATGAACTTGCAAAATAAATATATACATTATTTCACAAGATATATATCTTAGTAAATAATAAATAACCTTTAGACCTATGTCTTATAAAATAAGATATAGGTTTTAGTATTCTTATGAGGTTGAATTTTATAAAACAAATTAATTGTGAATTTGTGTAAAGCCGTAGAATTAAACTGGACATAGAGGTATAATAGAATATTATACTATAAATAACTTTCATAACATTGTATAAATAAATTAAATAACATAAAAACTATAAAAAATATAGTTCTTTAGCGAGGGATAATTATGAAAATACAAGATATTAAGATGGGTAGAATTAGTACTCCGCTGAAACACGGATATAAAGTAGGAAAGAGAATGCTTACATTTTCCGATGAAATAGTTATAAAAATGATTACAGATACAGGAGAAGTAGGTTATGGTAGCGCTGCACCAACACCGTTTATAACAGGGGAAACAGACAACTCAATAATTGGAGCTATAAATTATATTAAACCTGAAATTATAGGCTTGGATATTGAAAATATTGAAGAAATTATGAAGGTGCTTCATAATTCTATTCATGGTAATAATAGCGCAAAAGCCGCTATTGATATAGCTATATATGATTTGCTTTGCAAGAAATATGGAATACCACTTTATAAATTTTTGGGTGGTTATAAGACTTCATTAACTACAGATCTTACTATAGTAAATGATACAGTAGAGCAAATGGTAGGGAAATCTTTAAAAGCTGTAATGGATGGTTATACTTGTTTAAAGGTCAAAGTTGGGAATCATGTGGATTTTGATATAGAGAAAGTTAAGGCAGTAAGAAAAGCAGTAAGACGTGGAATAAAGATAAGGGTAGACGCTAATCAAGGTTGGAGACCTAAGGAAGCTGTAAGCATTATTAGAAAATTTGAAGATATGGGGCTTGATATTGAGTTTGTTGAGCAACCGGTTAATGCCTGGGATATAGATGGACTAAAATATGTTACAGACAATGTTTCTACAAAGATTCTTGCAGACGAAGCAGTTTTTGGACCATCAGATGCTTTTAAGATAATTGAAAAAAGAGCAGCAGATCTCATAAGTATAAAACTTATGAAATGCGGAGGCATTAATAACGCAATAAAGATATATAACATGGCAGAAAATATGGGTATAAGATGCATGATGGGATGTATGTTAGAAAATAGAATAGGTATAACAGCAGCAGCTAGTTTTGCAGCATCAAAGTCTAACTTGGTTAAAGCAGATTTGGATACTATGTTGTACTTTGATAAGTGTGCAATAGTTGGTGGTGCAGCTGTAGAAGGTAATACTATAACTATTAACGATTCCCCGGGTCTTGGTATTTCAGATATCATTGGATGGAATGAAATTTCTTAGATATATGTATATTTATTTTAGAGTTAAGTAGATCAAAAATAACAAGCAAATGAGGTGGCAGTTTTGAATAATAATGAATATGATATGGAGGCTAGTTCGGTGGAAGTCGAATTAAAGAAGCAGTTAGAGTTTAATATAGAAGAAGATAAATTAAGGTCTGTTGTTGACATCATTAGTGAAGAAATTTTAAAATATATTGAGAAGAGAAAGGAAATTACAAAATATATTTTAGAATATAGAAAAAAAGTAATTGAAGACTATAGAGATGATGAAGATATGGTGATAGAGTATTTTGATCATGAGATATATGTGAAAGAAGAGGCGTTTAAAACTATTGATAGAAGACTTAAGGAGTTAACTGCACTTAAAAGCTCCCCTTATTTTGGAAGAATAGATTTTTCTGAAGAAGATTATGGTAT
This window of the Clostridium estertheticum genome carries:
- the pepV gene encoding dipeptidase PepV codes for the protein MKLNKLIDDMKEDIIKSTQEIIKIKSVESEPKPGMPFGEGVAKSLECALGVAKRLGLHTVNVDGYVGYAEYGTGDDYVLALGHLDIVPEGDGWIYPPYGAEIHDGKMYGRGTTDDKGPIMATLFGLKAIKDAQLPVSKRIRVLFGTNEETGSKELDHYLEKEKPPVAGFTPDADYPIINGEKGITIFDIVKDFNNINKGENIIKYIKGGQVSNMVPDYCEAGIISTNANVIVKLLRTFIKDTDYKLSAVVNTNLIIIKSIGEAAHGSTPEFGKNAIMQLLQFLGTINLDSNDASELVKFLNENIGTETHGESFGVCLEDKISGKLSFNVGVINMDKNSATITLNLRYPVTNKLEDMMTPFNEKIKGTGLRVEKFVHQEPLYFPPDSPIIKTLQKVYTEQTGKEATLVSIGGGTYAKEMPNIVAFGPMFPGEPDTIHKQNEYITIDNLIKNAKIYAHALYELAK
- a CDS encoding dipeptide epimerase, which produces MKIQDIKMGRISTPLKHGYKVGKRMLTFSDEIVIKMITDTGEVGYGSAAPTPFITGETDNSIIGAINYIKPEIIGLDIENIEEIMKVLHNSIHGNNSAKAAIDIAIYDLLCKKYGIPLYKFLGGYKTSLTTDLTIVNDTVEQMVGKSLKAVMDGYTCLKVKVGNHVDFDIEKVKAVRKAVRRGIKIRVDANQGWRPKEAVSIIRKFEDMGLDIEFVEQPVNAWDIDGLKYVTDNVSTKILADEAVFGPSDAFKIIEKRAADLISIKLMKCGGINNAIKIYNMAENMGIRCMMGCMLENRIGITAAASFAASKSNLVKADLDTMLYFDKCAIVGGAAVEGNTITINDSPGLGISDIIGWNEIS